GTCGGAGGGAGAAAAGGCGTGTGCCGTCGAGGTGCAGATTTCGTAGGGGTGTGCGTTCAGCGAACGCGTGCCGTTCTTCCCATCTCCAGAAGATTCATTAGCCAGTTGAAATCCGGTGATCTCCGATGAGTCAAGCGGTGATATTAATGGGCGTCTCCGGTTGTGGAAAGTCCACGATTGGAACGCAGCTGTGCAGGCGATTGGGCTGGGCGTTCATCGAAGGGGATGAAATTCACCCTGCGGAGAACGTTAAAAAGATGACGAGCGGTATTCCGCTCGACGATCAAGACCGCCTGCCCTGGCTGAAACGCATCAACGCGCTGCTGCTCGAAAAACAGGCTGAAGGCGCCTCGGTAGTCGTGAGCTGTTCGGCCTTGAAACGGAAGTACCGCGAGATTCTCGCCCGGGGAGTTGGGAACCTGACCTTCGTGTACCTGATGGGGGACTACGAAACGATTTTCGCACGCATGCAGAGTCGGGATCCGCATTACATGAAAGCGGACATGCTGCGCTCCCAATTCGACGCGCTGGAGCCTCCGGACGCTGCGGAGGCGCTTGAAATTTCGATCGATCAACCGGTCGAGGACATTGTGGAGGATATCATCCGTGGGATTCAACGGGATGGGGATTGAAACGAGCCCGGATTATCCTGAGGTCGCCACGCGACTATGCGGCGGATTTGAGGGGGATTCGAACCCCCGTTTTGGGCTTGAAAGGCCCACGTCCTGGTCCCCTAGACGATGGGGGCAACGGCCGGATTGTACCACGGTGCGTGGAACAGGGTCAACGCTTCTTTCTTTGTTTGCGTTTTGTCCCATCAACAAAGTATGAAGGTGCCGTGATGGCGTAGATTTTACACAAGCGGTTATCTAACATCCGCGAGCGAATGCGAGGCTCAATGTTATCCACATCGTCAGCAGTTGTGATTACCGTAGGAAGTTCCGCATTGTAACGGAAATTGAATAATTGATAGAGTTTTTCTCGAACCCAGGGGGTTGTGGCCTGGGTTCCTAAATCATCTAAAACCAGGATTGGTGCGGCACGGACCTCTTCGAATCGCCGATCATAGGAAATCTCACTCTTTGGGTTGAAAGTGGCGCGCAGGTGATCGAGCAGGTCGGGCACCTGGATGAAGACAACCGCGTGACCCTGGCTGGCGCAAACATTGGCGATCGCCGCGGCCAGATGTGTTTTACCCGAACCGTAAGTTCCAGTGATGACCATCCATCCTTTAGGTTTTTCGGAAAATTTCACCGCCGCTTCCAGAGCAAGCTTGAGGCTGCGCGTGTCTTCCGGAGCCAGGCGTTCCTTGTCGCGCGTGTTGAAGTTGGCGAAACTCTGTTCTTTGTGGAGTTCGAGCGACGAGATTCCATTTGTCCCGACCTGATCGCGATCCAGGCGGTAGTCCGGGGCCAGGATTTCAACCTGGGTGACCAGATTGGGCTCCGATAGACGCGAACGCATGCGTCCCTCGATCTGTTCCAACGCCAGGTTGGTCGTCACCAGGATGGGCAGGCGGTTGACGTAGCGGTAGTTCAAGATCTGGAACAGTTTTTCACGCGCCCAATCGGTGGCGTTCTGCGTGCCAAAATCGTCGAGGATCAACAAAGGGGCGGAGCGGATTTGTACGAAGCGCTCTTCGAAGGTCGTGTCCTCGGCGTTGAATGCGAAGCGCAGCGAATCGAGCAGGTCGGGCACCGTGAGAAACAGGGTGGGCACCCCGAGAGAGGCGCATTCGTTGGCGACGGCGGCGGCGAGATGCGTCTTCCCGCAGCCGTACGGTCCCTGGATCAGCAGCCAGCCGTCCAGGCTGTGGGCGAATTTCTGCGCCGCTTCCAGGGCATTTCCCAGCGATTGGCGTTGATGCGCCGGCAGGTTGTGACGGCCTTCCGGGTTGAAACTCTCGAAGGTGAGATGCTTCAATTCGTCCAGGTTGCTGAAGCGGTACAGGCGGCTGCGCACCCGCTCACGTACATCCGGCTGGCGGCATGGGCAGATTTCGACCTTGCCGAAGTTGGGGTCTTCGAGCGGAACGTCGGCGCGCAAATACCCCACGCCGCCGCACAGCGGGCATCCCGGATCGCCGAGTGGTTCTTCAGGGCGGTCAGCGTTCGATGAAGTCGGAGAAGTCCCCTTCGACGTAGCGGCGGCGAGCCTTTTCAGAGTCTCCTCGATCTTCTCGCTCATCTCTCCCTCGTTTGTCCCAATCTTCGAGTATCGCTTCCACGTAGCGCCATTTTCTGACGTTGTTCTCGACGGCGATGCGGATGGCATCTTCGATCCACGCCGCCGGATAGCTGTCCTCCGCTTCACGCAGCCGGTCGGCGATCATGGGCGTCAG
This DNA window, taken from Anaerolineales bacterium, encodes the following:
- a CDS encoding gluconokinase is translated as MSQAVILMGVSGCGKSTIGTQLCRRLGWAFIEGDEIHPAENVKKMTSGIPLDDQDRLPWLKRINALLLEKQAEGASVVVSCSALKRKYREILARGVGNLTFVYLMGDYETIFARMQSRDPHYMKADMLRSQFDALEPPDAAEALEISIDQPVEDIVEDIIRGIQRDGD
- a CDS encoding ATP-binding protein, which translates into the protein MSEKIEETLKRLAAATSKGTSPTSSNADRPEEPLGDPGCPLCGGVGYLRADVPLEDPNFGKVEICPCRQPDVRERVRSRLYRFSNLDELKHLTFESFNPEGRHNLPAHQRQSLGNALEAAQKFAHSLDGWLLIQGPYGCGKTHLAAAVANECASLGVPTLFLTVPDLLDSLRFAFNAEDTTFEERFVQIRSAPLLILDDFGTQNATDWAREKLFQILNYRYVNRLPILVTTNLALEQIEGRMRSRLSEPNLVTQVEILAPDYRLDRDQVGTNGISSLELHKEQSFANFNTRDKERLAPEDTRSLKLALEAAVKFSEKPKGWMVITGTYGSGKTHLAAAIANVCASQGHAVVFIQVPDLLDHLRATFNPKSEISYDRRFEEVRAAPILVLDDLGTQATTPWVREKLYQLFNFRYNAELPTVITTADDVDNIEPRIRSRMLDNRLCKIYAITAPSYFVDGTKRKQRKKR